A single genomic interval of Kineosporia corallincola harbors:
- a CDS encoding IclR family transcriptional regulator, with translation MAATASAPTVDAALRILSFLGTQRGPVAAVTLARALGLPRSSVYRLLSVLQERGFVLHYPDSRRYGLGIASFELGSGYTRQEPITRAGHPVLAALVDRVGESGQLAALYGRDVVYLADERAPGRPVLVTDVGVRLPSWLTASGRALLAALPREQVRALFPHASAFGASGPPYSYSRLRAELVTTRARGHAVENGEITEGLASVAVAVRDRTGWPVAGLAVTFPAGQADASQRGDLVAEVQRHAELLRQRLYG, from the coding sequence ATGGCCGCAACGGCGTCCGCGCCCACCGTCGATGCCGCGCTGCGCATCCTGTCGTTCCTCGGCACCCAGCGCGGCCCGGTGGCGGCCGTCACCCTGGCCCGCGCCCTCGGCCTGCCGCGCTCCAGCGTGTACCGGCTGCTGAGCGTGCTCCAGGAGCGCGGGTTCGTGCTGCACTACCCGGATTCGCGTCGCTACGGCCTCGGGATCGCCTCGTTCGAGCTGGGTTCCGGCTACACCCGGCAGGAGCCGATCACCCGGGCCGGCCACCCGGTGCTCGCGGCCCTGGTCGACCGGGTGGGCGAGAGCGGCCAGCTGGCCGCTCTCTACGGGCGGGACGTGGTGTATCTGGCCGACGAGCGGGCGCCCGGCCGGCCGGTGCTGGTGACCGACGTCGGCGTGCGCCTGCCCAGCTGGCTCACCGCCAGCGGCCGGGCCCTGCTGGCCGCCCTGCCGCGCGAGCAGGTGCGGGCCCTGTTCCCGCACGCCTCGGCGTTCGGCGCGTCCGGTCCGCCGTACTCCTACTCCCGCCTGCGGGCGGAGCTGGTGACCACCCGGGCCCGGGGACACGCGGTGGAGAACGGCGAGATCACCGAGGGCCTGGCCTCGGTGGCGGTCGCGGTCCGCGACCGCACCGGCTGGCCGGTGGCCGGGCTGGCCGTCACCTTCCCGGCCGGGCAGGCCGACGCGTCCCAGCGTGGTGACCTGGTGGCCGAGGTGCAGCGGCACGCCGAGCTGCTGCGGCAGCGGCTGTACGGCTGA